The following is a genomic window from Devosia neptuniae.
CATGAGGTCATTGCCGCCGAGACCTATCGGCGCTCGCGGGGGTTCTGGCGCATTCTGGCTTTTGTGGCGTTGGCCATTGCCATTCTGGCCCTGGCCGGCCGCTTTGCCCTCTCTAATGCCCCGGTGGGCGAACACATCGCCCGCGTGGTGATCGATGGCACCATCGCCACCGATCCGACGCGTCTCAAGCTGATCGAGGAATTGGCCGAGGATGACAGCGTCAAGGCGGTGGTCGTTGCCATCAATTCGCCGGGCGGCACCACGGCGGGCGGCGAGGAGCTCTACGAAGCGCTCGGCCAGTTGCGGGCCAAAAAGCCGGTCGTTGCGGTGATCAAGGAATTGGGCGCCTCGGCGGCCTATATGGCTGCCATCGGCACCGATCAGATATTTGCCCGGCGTCTCTCCATCGTCGGCTCGATCGGCGTGCTTTACCAGCATATCAATGCCGGCAAGCTGCTCGACACGATCGGGGTCGATCTCGACAAAGTCGCCTCCGGTCCCCTCAAGGCCGAGCCCGATTATGACGAGCCCATGGTAGGCGACGTGCGCGCCTCGATCGGGGCCCTGGTCGATGACAGCTTTCAGTGGTTTGTCGATATCGTCGCCGAGCGGCGCAATCTGGCCCGGCCGGTGGCGCTGGGTCTGGCCGATGGCCGGATCATGAGCGGTCGGGTGGGTGTCGAAACGGGCCTGATCGATGCGGTTGGCGGCGAATTGGAAGCGCAGGCCTGGCTTGAGGCCGAACGCGACGTGCCCAAGGACCTGCAAATCGTCACTGCCTGGCCGCTGGAAAGCCCCAGCTTGGGCTGGATTGGCACTTTTTTGGGCGGACAAGCCCTTGCAGCGCTTGGTTTGCCTGCGAATGGGGCCATCACGCTTGACGGGCTGGTCTCGCTTTGGCAGGTTGGCGCAGCCTCGTGACCCACGGAGCGCAGCGGCCTCATACCCGGAGCCAAGGATGATCAAGTCGGAACTCGTCGAGAAACTGGCGGCGGAAAATCCGCATCTGTTCCAGCGTGATATCGAAAATATCGTCAATGCCATCCTCGATGAGATCGGGGACGCCATGGCGCGGGGCGACCGCGTCGAGTTGCGCGGCTTTGGCGCCTTTTCGGTCAAGAACCGTCCGGCCCGCGTCGGGCGCAACCCGCGCACCGGCGAGCAGGTCGATGTTGGCGAGAAATACGTGCCGCAATTCAAGGCGGGCAAGGAAATCCGCGAGCGGCTCAACCGCTCGTAACCGGGCAAGCGGCCCCAAGGCAAAGCGAGTATGCTCAACAAGATTGTCGGCTGGCTGGTCCTGGTGCCGCTTTGTTTGGTGCTGATTGTCTTTGCCCTGGCCAATCGGCAATTCGTGATCGTCAATTTCAATCCCTTCGTGCCGGTCGAGCAATTGGCGACGCCCGGCTATGGCGTGCCGCTATTCGTGGTGCTCTATGTGGTGCTGCTGGTGGGCGTGCTCTTGGGTGGCATTGCCACCTGGTTTGCCCAGGGCCAGCACCGCCAGCGCGAGCGCCATTGGCGCCGCGAGGCCCATATGCTCAATAGCGAGCTCGAATCTGTGCGCAAAAGCCAGGGCCAATCGCCAGCCGGCGGGCCGCTGAGCGACGTCGATGACCTTTTGGAGCTCCGCTGAGCAACCCATGGCCGACCCCCTGATCATTAAAATCTGCGGCATCAAGACCCCCGAAATGCTGGACGTCACCATAGCGGCTGGGGCCGACATGGTGGGCTTCATGCATTTTCCGCGTTCGCCCCGCCATGTCTCCATCGAGGACATCGCAACGCTGATTTCGGCAGCCCGTGGGCGAGTGGAAACCTGCGTGGTCCTGGTCAATCCCGACAATAGTACGGTAGCCGAAGTGGCGGCTTTGGGACCCGACTGGATCCAACTGCACGGCCCCGAGACACCGCATCGTGTCGCGGCCATCCGCGCCGAGGCGGGCGTCGAAATCATGAAGGCGGTGCCCATTGGTTCGGCCGAAGATGTGGCGCAGGTGACCGGCTTCCTCGAGGTTGCCGACCGCATTCTGGTCGATGCCAAGCCGCCTAAAGGCGCCGATCGGCCCGGTGGATTGGGTGAAACCTTCGACTGGTCCCTGCTCAAGGCGCTTGACCCGTCCATCCCCTTCATGCTTTCGGGTGGCCTGACGCCGCAAACCGTGGCCGACGCCATCACGACCGTGCGCCCCTTTGGGGTCGACGTGTCCTCCGGCGTCGAATCGGCGCCCGGCGTCAAGGACAAGCGGCTGGTCGAAGCGTTCATTCGGAACGCCCGGGCAGCCGGCTAACACGGCGCGTTGACAGACCCACCTGCTGGCCTGTCGAGTTGCATCGAGAGGACCATCATGGACGGCATCAATTCCCTGCGCAACGGCCCGGACGAGCATGGCCGTTTCGGGCTCTATGGCGGCCGTTTCGTCGCTGAAACCCTGATGCCGCTGATCCTTGATCTGGAGCAGCAATACCGCGCCGCCAAGATTGACCCTGCCTATCAGGCCGAACTCAAGGACCTGGCGGTCCACTATACCGGCCGGCCCAGCCCGCTTTATTTCGCCAAGCGCCTCACCGAGCATCTGGGCGGTGCCAAGGTCTGGTTCAAGCGTGAAGAGCTCAACCATACCGGCTCCCACAAGATCAATAATTGCCTGGGCCAGATCCTGCTGGCCAAGCGCATGGGCAAGACCCGCATCATCGCCGAAACCGGCGCCGGCCAGCATGGCGTGGCGACGGCCACGGTCTGTGCCAAATTCGATCTGCCCTGCACCATTTTCATGGGCGCCACCGACGTCGAGCGGCAAAAGCCCAATGTGTTGCGCATGAAAATGCTGGGCGCCGAAGTGCGTCCGGTCACCGCTGGCGCCGGCACGCTCAAGGACGCCATGAACGAGGCGCTGCGCGACTGGGTCACCAATGTCGACACCACCTATTACCTGATCGGCACTGCCGCCGGCCCGCATCCCTATCCCGAAATGGTGCGCGATTTCCAATCGGTGATCGGCACCGAGCTCAAGGAGCAGTTCCAGGAAGCCGAAGGCAAGCTGCCCGACGCGATCGTTGCCTGTGTCGGGGGCGGCTCCAACGCCATCGGCACCTTCCACGCGTTTCTCGACAATCCGGAAGTCGCCATCTATGGCGCCGAAGCGGGCGGGCATGGCGTCGATGTCGAAAACGGCCACGCCGCCTCCATGACCGGCGGTTCCCCCGGCGTGCTGCATGGCAACCGCACTTATCTGCTGCAAGACAAGGATGGCCAGATACTGGAAGGCCACTCCATCTCCGCCGGCCTCGACTATCCCGGCGTCGGCCCGGAACATTCATTCCTGCACGATACCAAGCGCGTCACCTATGTGCCCATTACCGACAATGAAGCGCTCGCCGCCTTCCAGCTCTGCACCCGCATGGAAGGCATCATCCCTGCGCTCGAATCCGCGCATGGCCTGGCCGAAGTCATCAAGCTGGCCCCGACCATGAGCAAGGATCAGTCCGTGGTGCTGTGCCTCTCCGGGCGCGGCGACAAGGATGTCGAAAGCGTCGGCAATTATCTGGGACTGCTCTAGCCATGTCGCGTATTGAAAAGCGTTTCGCCGAACTCAAGGCCCAGAACCGTCCGGCTCTGGTGACCTTTGTCATGGGCGGCGATCCGGACCTGGCCACCAGCCAGGCCATTTTCGAGGCCCTGCCGCAGGCCGGCGCCGATGTGATCGAATTGGGCATGCCCTTTTCCGATCCCATGGCCGATGGCGTTGCCATCCAGCTTGGTGGTCAGCGGGCGCTTGCCGCCGGGCAGACCTTGCGCGGCGTGCTCGGCATGGTCGAGGATTTCCGCCGCAAGGACGAAACTACCCCGGTGGTGCTGATGGGCTATTACAATCCCATCTACATTTTCGGCGTCGATAAATTCGTCGCCGCCGCCAAGGATGCGGGCGTTGATGGTCTCATCATCGTCGATCTGCCGCCCGAGGAAGACGAAGAACTCTGCATTCCCGCCCTCAAGGCCGGCATCAATTTCATCCGTCTCACCACGCCCACCACCGATGACAAGCGCCTGCCTGCCGTGCTCAAAAACACGTCGGGCTTTGTCTATTATGTCTCGATGAACGGCATTACCGGCGCCGCCATCAAGTCGCGTGGCGCGGTGGGCGAGGCCGTCGATCGCATCAAGGGCCATACCGACCTGCCCGTCGCGGTCGGCTTCGGCATCAAGACCGCCGAAGACGCTGCCGAAATCGGGAAGCATGCCGATGGCATCGTGGTGGGCACCGTGCTGGTCGATGCGGTGGGCAAGTCGCTGGTCGATGGCAAGGCGACTGACCAGACCGTCAGTGCTGTCCGCGATATCGTGGCAAGCCTGGCCGCCGGCGTGAAGCGGGCGCGGGCCTGATCTTCTTCCCTCTCCCCTTGTGGGAGAGGGTGCCCGAAGGGCGGGTGAGGGGGTCTCTCCCCATCGCTGACCCCTCATCCGGCGCTGCGCGCCACCTTCTCCCACAAGGGGAGAAGGAAGAAGCCAGCCAGCTTATCCCCACCCCCGCTTTGCCATGCCGCGCCAGCCCTGATAATAATCGCCACAATTGATCATTACGTCCTGTCCCGACAGGACATCCGATAAGGCCGCCGCCATGAACTGGATCGACAATTTCGTCCGCCCCAAAATCCGCTCCTTCCTCTCCAACAAGCGCGAGACGCCGGAGAATTTGTGGGTGAAGGACCCTGAGTCCGGCGAGATGGTGTTCTATCGCGATCTCGAGGCCAATCAGTGGGTGGTGCCCAATTCGGGCTATCACATGAAGATCAAGCCGGCTGACCGCCTGGCGACCTTCTTTGACGAAGGCAAATACGATCTCGTGCCGGTGCCCGCCGTGCCGGTCGATCCGCTCAAATTCCGCGACCAGAAGCGCTATACCGACCGGCTCAAGGAAAGCCGCGCCAAGACCGGCTATGATGACAGCGTCATCGTCGCCACCGGCAAGCTCTATGATCGCGACACCACGGTTGCCGTGCAGGATTTCGATTTCATCGGCGGCTCGCTCGGCATGGCAGCCGGGCAGGGCATCATCACCGGACTTGAAACCGCCGTCACCCGCAAGACCCCCTTTGTGCTGTTCGTCGCCTCCGGCGGCGCCCGCATGCAGGAAGGCATCTTCTCGCTGATGCAGATGCCGCGCACCACCGTTGCCGTGCTGCGCCTGCGCGAAGCGGGCCTGCCTTTCTTTGTGGTCTTCACCGATCCCACTACCGGCGGCGTCACCGCCTCCTATGCCATGCTGGGCGATGTGCATCTGGCCGAGCCGGGCGCCCGGATCGGCTTTGCCGGCGCCCGCATTATCGAGCAGACCATCCGCGAAAAGCTGCCCAAGGGCTTCCAGCGCTCCGAATATCTGCATGAGCATGGCATGGTCGACATGGTCGTCCACCGCCACAATCTGCGTTCCACCATCGGTTCGCTCGCCGGCATCCTGACCCGCGCCGAGCCGACTGCCGAATTGACCGGCACCGCGCCGGCCCTGCCCGCCGTCAGCCTGCGTGATGCGGCGATTGCCGCCGAAGGCGATGATGGCGATCTGGCCGCGCCCAGCGCCGCCCACGCCGAATAACTTTGGCATTTAAGTTTGAAAGGGCCGGTCCATGGCGACCGGCCTTTTTTTATGCGCCGCGAGCGTCTATTCGAGGACCCGCGCAGGTCTGTGTTGCCTGTCCGCAGGAGAAACCTTGATGTCCGATAGTCTCAATCTCACCCAGCTTGGCCAGAATTCCGGCATTCCCGCCTCCCCCGAGGCGGCGATCCTCGAACGCGTGCCCAATCCGCAAGCCGACACCAATTACGTGTCCCGCTTCACCGCGCCCGAATTCACCTCGCTCTGCCCGGTGACCGGCCAGCCCGATTTCGCCCATCTGGTCATCGACTATGTGCCCGGCGATTGGCTGGTCGAATCCAAATCGCTCAAGCTCTATCTGACCTCGTTCCGCAATCACGGCGCCTTTCACGAGGATTGCACCGTCTCGATCGGCCGCCGGCTGGTGGCGCTGCTTGACCCCCGCTGGCTGCGCATCGGGGGCTATTGGTATCCGCGCGGCGGCATTCCCATCGATGTGTTCTGGCAGACCGGCACCCCGCCCGATGGCATCTGGCTGCCCGATACCGGCGTGCCCTCCTATCGCGGCCGCGGCTAGCCCACGCCGCCCTTGAGGCCCAGCCCGACCCATTGTACACCGGCCCGGCTGATCCCGTGCCGCAATTGAGTCCGCCCCATGTCCCGTACCGACGCCATCCTAAAGCGCCTTTCGGTGCTGCATCCCAAGCTGATCGATCTCAGCCTGGAGCGGCTCAATCGCCTGCTCGAGGAATTGGGCCGCCCGCATGACCGGATGCCGCCGGTCATCCATGTCGCCGGCACCAATGGCAAGGGTTCCACCATCGCCTATCTGCGGGCCATGCTGGAAGCCGCGGGCAAGTCGGTGCATGTCTATACCTCGCCCCATCTGGTGCGCTTTAACGAGCGCATTCGGCTGGCCGGCAAGCTGGTGTCCACCCGCCGGCTCAATGAAGTGCTGGAGCGGGTCGAACAGGTCAATGCCGGCCAACCCATCACCTATTTCGAGGTGACCACCGCGGCCGCCTTCGTGCTGTTTTCCGAGATCAAGGCGGATTATCTGCTGCTCGAAGTGGGCATGGGCGGCACCTATGACACGACCAATGTGGTCGAACACCCGCTGGGCATCATCATTACCCCGGTCGATCTCGACCACATGGCGTTCCTCGGCAATACGATCGGCAAGATTGCGGTCGAAAAAGCCAATATCATGAAGCGCGGCGCGCTTGCGGTGGTCGCCCGGCAGGCCGATGAGGGGCTGGCCTCGATCAATCGCGTCGCCGCAAAGCTGGGTGTCGTGCCCTTTGTCGGCGGGCAGGATTTCGACGCTTTCGCTCAGGATGGGCGCCTGATCTATCAGGATGAAGCAGGCTTGCTCGATCTGCCGCCGCCCAAGCTGGTGGGCAATCATCAATTCGAAAATGCCGGCGTCGCCATCGCCGCCATCCGCCATTTCGGCCTGCCGGTCGATGAATCCGCCATTGCCAAGGGATTGGGCGATGTCAACTGGCCGGCGCGGCTCTCCCCGGTCGCCGGCAAGCTGCGCGATCTGCTCGGCCCCGGCGCCGAACTCTGGCTCGATGGCGGCCACAATGCCCATGGCACCCGCGCCCTCGCCCGGGCGCTGGCCGATATGGAGCGGGCCCGCCCCACGCCGCTGGTACTGATCATGGGCATGATGAACACCCGCTCGCCCAGCGCGGTGCTGGCGCCCTTTGCCGGCATGGCCGAGCGCATCATCACGCTCACCATTCCCGGCGAGACCAATGCTCATGACGCTGGTTACATTGCCGACGAGGCTAACAAGGCCGGGTTCAATGCGACGCCCGCGCGATCGATCCAGGCAGCGCTCAAATCAGCCGCCACGACGCCAAATGCCCGGGTGGTGATCTCGGGTTCGCTCTATCTGGCGGGGCAGGTGTTGCTCAAGAACGGGACGTTCCCGGAGTAAGCTGCAGCCCCGCCTCAATACTTGCCCTGCTCGCTGCCGCAGAACGGGTCTACCGGGCTCGTTCCAGCGAATTCCGTACGGCCCATGAGCGCCTCGACAACAGCTGCCTGTAGCGCCTCGCTGGAGCCATAGGCGTTGACATAGGTGGGTACGCGCGGCGCGTCGTAGAGGTAGTAGGGGTAGCCGAAGCTGATCATCAGCGTGGGCAGGTCGTGCCAATAGCGCGCCATGCCGTCGAAGACGCTGCCGGTGAGCTTGACCCAATCGAGGAAAATGCGGCTGCGCGTCAGCACGGTTTCCTCGGCAAAGAGATAGAGCACGAGGTCAAAATCCTTGGGGCTGACGCTCATGCCGGGCTCGAACAGGGTGACGGAGAAACCCTCGCGATCCAGCCGCTCCGGCACGCTGAGCGGCAATGGCTGCGGCACGAAGGGAATGATCGCCCCACCGGAAAACACCAGTACGCGCTTGTGCCTGGCCGGTGACAGCGGCAGCAGTCCGGCCACGTCCTTGACCAGGGTCGGCACCCGCTTGTGCACAGCTTCGGCGGTAATTCGATTGGCCTGGCTGCCCACCACCTGCTGGGCAGCGGCAAGGCTGGGCAGGGTGGGATTGCGATGCAGTCCCAGCGCGGCCTTGAGTCCCAGCACCCGTGTCACCGCTTCGTCCACGCGCTCCTGGCTCAACCGGCCGTCGGCCACGGCTTTGACCAGCCGCATCAGATCGGCATTGGGATCGTCCGAAAAGAGGATCACGTCGCAGCCGGCAATGATCACCTCGGGCAGGACACTGTCGCGCGGCCCCCAATCGCCCATGCCAGCCATGGGTGTAGCGTCGGAAACGATGAGGCCGTTGAACCCCAGCTCGCGCCGCAACAGATCCTCGTTCAAAATCCGGCTCAGCGAAGCCGGCCGATAGGCCTCGGCGCCCGCATCGGGATCAAGCGCCCGCACAAAGGCGGGGAAGGCGATATGGGCGGACATCACGCTCATTACACCCGCCTTGATGGCGGCGCGGTAGAGCCGGCCGAAATTGCTCTCCCAAGCCTTCATGGTCAGCGGATTGACCGTGGTCACCAGATGCTGGTCACGATCGTCATAGCCTTCGCCGGGCCAATGCTTGACCGTAGCGGCGACGCCATTGGCCTGGAAGGCGGCGATCTGGGCCAGCGCATGGCGCTCGATGCGGTCCACATCGCTGCCATAGGAGCGGGTGCCCACGATGGCGCTGCGGAAGGCCGCATTGATATCGATGACGGGGGTAAAGCTCCAATTGAGCCCCACGGCATGGGCTTCCTGCGCCATGATGGTGGAAATGGCGGTGGTCGCTTCCACATCGTCCACCGCCGCCAGCCCCAGCGGATTGGGCACGGGCGTGCCGAAGGGCAGGCTCATGCGGCTGCCTTCGAGATCGGCGCTGACCAGCATGGGCACGGCGCCGATGCCGTTGAGGCCCTGCGCCAATGTCACTTCGCTAGCGAGATCGCCCGAATAGACCCTGGTAATGCCGCCGGGCTTGAAGGCGCGCAATTGCTCGAGCACCTCGCCGGGCTCGCCCCGCGCCAAGAGCACGAAGAGCTGGGCCAGCTTGTCGCGCGGGGTCAGGCCGTCGCGGGTGGCATGCACCCACGCCATGGCTTCGTCGTCGAGATTGAACGGGGCAGCAGCGAGATCGACAGGGGCCACAGACCTCTCCTCCCAAGTCTTCTTATGGGGGAGAGACTATCAGGCCCGGTGATATCAGCCAATCAGGCGGCGTGGCTCTCCAGCCACTTGATCAGCTGCGCGCGCGACTGGCCGGCGCCCACTTTCACATCGGTCGGCTGGCCGTCCTTGAACACGATCATCGTGGGCATGGCACGCACATGATATTGCGTCACGGTGCTGGGATTGCTGTCGACGTCGAGCTTGACGATCTTGACCTTGCCGGCCAGATCGAGCGCGACCTGTTCCAGGATCGGGTCCATCGCCTTGCAGGGACCACACCATTCCGCCCAGAAATCCACCAGCACCGGCTCGCTGGAATTCAGCACTTCGGCGGCAAAGTTGGCATCGGTAACGTGGTGGGCCATGATCGTCTCCATCGGTAAAGGACGATGAATACTATAGAGAGTCGGCCGCCATGGAAAGGCATACAAAATGTAGTGCGCACCGGGGCGAGGAAAGTCTTTGCGCGGGCGATGTCACAAACAAAAACACCGCCGGGTCGCCCCAGCGGTGTTCTGCAATTCTTGAATGGACGGTCTTAGGCCGCGTGGCCTTCGAGCCACTTGGTCAGGCCGGCCTTGGGCGTGCCCGCGCCGATCTTCATGTCGGCAGCTTCCCCGCCCTTGAACAGGATCATGGTGGGGATGGAGCGAACGCCGTATTTGACGGTGGTGGAGGGGTTTTCGTCGATGTTCAGCTTGACGATCTTGACCTTGCCGGCCAGTTCGCTCGAAAGCTCATCGAGCACAGGTGCGATCGCGCGGCACGGCCCGCACCACTCCGCCCAGAAATCCACGAGAACGGGCTCTTTGGAGTTAAGGACTTCCTCGCCAAAATTGGCGTCGGAAACGTGTGTAGTCATGGGTTAAGTTGCCTTTTGGTTGAAAGCGGTGGTCTCATTGCTCCCAAAGCTGGTGAGAGTCCAGCCTTGCTGCAAGCCTGCGTCACTGCAAGGTGAAGCCCCCGGTCGCTGCGCGAAGGTGATCAGACGGCAAAATCATCAACGATTCCAATCCAGTCCACAGGATGGCCGCCTCGACGGAATGGCCCGGGAAGAGCTGGTCTGCAACCAGCGCATACAGGCCCAATTGCGTCAAATACGGCTCCGGCACGTCCTCCGGGCCGCCGGGCACCGACATGTCGGATTTGTAGTCGATCACCAATAGCCTTGAGTCGTCAATGACCAGCCGATCGATCCGCCCAGCCAGCCGGATGGGGGTGCCATCGCGTTGCGCCGCCACCGAAAACGGTACTTCCGCCCGGCTATTGGCGGCAAATAGCGGGGCCAGGTCGGGCTTTGTCAGGATCGACACGGCCTTGGCCCCGATCCGGGC
Proteins encoded in this region:
- the sppA gene encoding signal peptide peptidase SppA — translated: MSDQPIEEPSHPVNPHEVIAAETYRRSRGFWRILAFVALAIAILALAGRFALSNAPVGEHIARVVIDGTIATDPTRLKLIEELAEDDSVKAVVVAINSPGGTTAGGEELYEALGQLRAKKPVVAVIKELGASAAYMAAIGTDQIFARRLSIVGSIGVLYQHINAGKLLDTIGVDLDKVASGPLKAEPDYDEPMVGDVRASIGALVDDSFQWFVDIVAERRNLARPVALGLADGRIMSGRVGVETGLIDAVGGELEAQAWLEAERDVPKDLQIVTAWPLESPSLGWIGTFLGGQALAALGLPANGAITLDGLVSLWQVGAAS
- a CDS encoding integration host factor subunit beta produces the protein MIKSELVEKLAAENPHLFQRDIENIVNAILDEIGDAMARGDRVELRGFGAFSVKNRPARVGRNPRTGEQVDVGEKYVPQFKAGKEIRERLNRS
- a CDS encoding lipopolysaccharide assembly protein LapA domain-containing protein yields the protein MLNKIVGWLVLVPLCLVLIVFALANRQFVIVNFNPFVPVEQLATPGYGVPLFVVLYVVLLVGVLLGGIATWFAQGQHRQRERHWRREAHMLNSELESVRKSQGQSPAGGPLSDVDDLLELR
- a CDS encoding phosphoribosylanthranilate isomerase, encoding MADPLIIKICGIKTPEMLDVTIAAGADMVGFMHFPRSPRHVSIEDIATLISAARGRVETCVVLVNPDNSTVAEVAALGPDWIQLHGPETPHRVAAIRAEAGVEIMKAVPIGSAEDVAQVTGFLEVADRILVDAKPPKGADRPGGLGETFDWSLLKALDPSIPFMLSGGLTPQTVADAITTVRPFGVDVSSGVESAPGVKDKRLVEAFIRNARAAG
- the trpB gene encoding tryptophan synthase subunit beta — translated: MDGINSLRNGPDEHGRFGLYGGRFVAETLMPLILDLEQQYRAAKIDPAYQAELKDLAVHYTGRPSPLYFAKRLTEHLGGAKVWFKREELNHTGSHKINNCLGQILLAKRMGKTRIIAETGAGQHGVATATVCAKFDLPCTIFMGATDVERQKPNVLRMKMLGAEVRPVTAGAGTLKDAMNEALRDWVTNVDTTYYLIGTAAGPHPYPEMVRDFQSVIGTELKEQFQEAEGKLPDAIVACVGGGSNAIGTFHAFLDNPEVAIYGAEAGGHGVDVENGHAASMTGGSPGVLHGNRTYLLQDKDGQILEGHSISAGLDYPGVGPEHSFLHDTKRVTYVPITDNEALAAFQLCTRMEGIIPALESAHGLAEVIKLAPTMSKDQSVVLCLSGRGDKDVESVGNYLGLL
- the trpA gene encoding tryptophan synthase subunit alpha; the encoded protein is MSRIEKRFAELKAQNRPALVTFVMGGDPDLATSQAIFEALPQAGADVIELGMPFSDPMADGVAIQLGGQRALAAGQTLRGVLGMVEDFRRKDETTPVVLMGYYNPIYIFGVDKFVAAAKDAGVDGLIIVDLPPEEDEELCIPALKAGINFIRLTTPTTDDKRLPAVLKNTSGFVYYVSMNGITGAAIKSRGAVGEAVDRIKGHTDLPVAVGFGIKTAEDAAEIGKHADGIVVGTVLVDAVGKSLVDGKATDQTVSAVRDIVASLAAGVKRARA
- the accD gene encoding acetyl-CoA carboxylase, carboxyltransferase subunit beta, encoding MNWIDNFVRPKIRSFLSNKRETPENLWVKDPESGEMVFYRDLEANQWVVPNSGYHMKIKPADRLATFFDEGKYDLVPVPAVPVDPLKFRDQKRYTDRLKESRAKTGYDDSVIVATGKLYDRDTTVAVQDFDFIGGSLGMAAGQGIITGLETAVTRKTPFVLFVASGGARMQEGIFSLMQMPRTTVAVLRLREAGLPFFVVFTDPTTGGVTASYAMLGDVHLAEPGARIGFAGARIIEQTIREKLPKGFQRSEYLHEHGMVDMVVHRHNLRSTIGSLAGILTRAEPTAELTGTAPALPAVSLRDAAIAAEGDDGDLAAPSAAHAE
- the queF gene encoding preQ(1) synthase encodes the protein MSDSLNLTQLGQNSGIPASPEAAILERVPNPQADTNYVSRFTAPEFTSLCPVTGQPDFAHLVIDYVPGDWLVESKSLKLYLTSFRNHGAFHEDCTVSIGRRLVALLDPRWLRIGGYWYPRGGIPIDVFWQTGTPPDGIWLPDTGVPSYRGRG
- a CDS encoding bifunctional folylpolyglutamate synthase/dihydrofolate synthase translates to MSRTDAILKRLSVLHPKLIDLSLERLNRLLEELGRPHDRMPPVIHVAGTNGKGSTIAYLRAMLEAAGKSVHVYTSPHLVRFNERIRLAGKLVSTRRLNEVLERVEQVNAGQPITYFEVTTAAAFVLFSEIKADYLLLEVGMGGTYDTTNVVEHPLGIIITPVDLDHMAFLGNTIGKIAVEKANIMKRGALAVVARQADEGLASINRVAAKLGVVPFVGGQDFDAFAQDGRLIYQDEAGLLDLPPPKLVGNHQFENAGVAIAAIRHFGLPVDESAIAKGLGDVNWPARLSPVAGKLRDLLGPGAELWLDGGHNAHGTRALARALADMERARPTPLVLIMGMMNTRSPSAVLAPFAGMAERIITLTIPGETNAHDAGYIADEANKAGFNATPARSIQAALKSAATTPNARVVISGSLYLAGQVLLKNGTFPE
- a CDS encoding glycoside hydrolase family 3 protein, with amino-acid sequence MAWVHATRDGLTPRDKLAQLFVLLARGEPGEVLEQLRAFKPGGITRVYSGDLASEVTLAQGLNGIGAVPMLVSADLEGSRMSLPFGTPVPNPLGLAAVDDVEATTAISTIMAQEAHAVGLNWSFTPVIDINAAFRSAIVGTRSYGSDVDRIERHALAQIAAFQANGVAATVKHWPGEGYDDRDQHLVTTVNPLTMKAWESNFGRLYRAAIKAGVMSVMSAHIAFPAFVRALDPDAGAEAYRPASLSRILNEDLLRRELGFNGLIVSDATPMAGMGDWGPRDSVLPEVIIAGCDVILFSDDPNADLMRLVKAVADGRLSQERVDEAVTRVLGLKAALGLHRNPTLPSLAAAQQVVGSQANRITAEAVHKRVPTLVKDVAGLLPLSPARHKRVLVFSGGAIIPFVPQPLPLSVPERLDREGFSVTLFEPGMSVSPKDFDLVLYLFAEETVLTRSRIFLDWVKLTGSVFDGMARYWHDLPTLMISFGYPYYLYDAPRVPTYVNAYGSSEALQAAVVEALMGRTEFAGTSPVDPFCGSEQGKY
- the trxA gene encoding thioredoxin — translated: MAHHVTDANFAAEVLNSSEPVLVDFWAEWCGPCKAMDPILEQVALDLAGKVKIVKLDVDSNPSTVTQYHVRAMPTMIVFKDGQPTDVKVGAGQSRAQLIKWLESHAA
- the trxA gene encoding thioredoxin, with product MTTHVSDANFGEEVLNSKEPVLVDFWAEWCGPCRAIAPVLDELSSELAGKVKIVKLNIDENPSTTVKYGVRSIPTMILFKGGEAADMKIGAGTPKAGLTKWLEGHAA